The Dehalogenimonas lykanthroporepellens BL-DC-9 genome includes a window with the following:
- a CDS encoding type II secretion system protein, putative (KEGG: det:DET1354 type II secretion system protein, putative), translating to MNALRQFLVKKRGFTLVEVLIALTITGLIMGGISAGIIQLMTISERNTNAITAQRQLQQAGDAVSTDIVQARRVFYSQGNTPAGTGFSIVLEWTNLAGNEFTITYRLTSDGILYRDQSVNGGTATTRKIAENISTASADTQFAPKSGSPGTYTLKITAVIEGRYAVTETRFYEARQRSS from the coding sequence ATGAACGCGTTACGACAATTCCTGGTTAAGAAGCGGGGGTTCACCCTCGTTGAGGTATTGATCGCCCTGACGATCACAGGGTTGATAATGGGTGGAATCTCAGCGGGCATTATTCAACTTATGACCATATCCGAACGTAACACCAACGCAATCACCGCCCAACGCCAGTTGCAACAGGCCGGAGACGCCGTCAGTACAGATATCGTTCAAGCGCGGCGGGTGTTTTACTCACAGGGGAATACCCCGGCAGGTACCGGCTTCAGCATCGTGTTGGAATGGACCAATCTAGCCGGTAATGAATTCACAATTACTTACCGGTTAACCAGTGACGGCATCCTGTACCGTGATCAATCAGTCAACGGCGGAACCGCCACCACCCGCAAAATTGCCGAGAATATCAGTACCGCTTCAGCAGACACCCAATTTGCTCCCAAATCCGGATCACCAGGGACTTATACGTTAAAAATTACTGCTGTAATCGAGGGTCGGTACGCGGTAACCGAGACCAGATTCTATGAAGCCCGACAGAGGTCAAGCTGA
- a CDS encoding GspI/GspJ family type II secretion system protein (KEGG: det:DET1353 GspI/GspJ family type II secretion system protein) → MTSLVQIKPKKNGFSMVEVLIALLLLGTVGLGFLAVLANSSSHTLNANVRATAESIARSQMEQVKAQPYNGSNPPVYPVDTTKFDAAIWQVTITGERLDPRGDGTGNDDGLQKITVTVQYNRSGTWTDVVVLEGYKYTG, encoded by the coding sequence ATGACCAGTTTAGTGCAAATAAAACCTAAGAAAAACGGCTTCAGCATGGTTGAAGTGCTGATCGCTCTCTTGTTGCTGGGGACTGTTGGGCTCGGTTTTCTGGCAGTACTGGCTAATTCCTCAAGTCATACCCTGAATGCCAATGTCCGAGCAACGGCTGAAAGTATCGCCCGCAGTCAAATGGAACAAGTTAAAGCTCAGCCCTATAACGGGTCAAATCCACCCGTATACCCGGTAGACACTACAAAATTCGATGCCGCTATATGGCAGGTTACCATCACCGGGGAACGCCTGGATCCGCGGGGCGACGGTACCGGTAACGATGATGGACTGCAAAAAATAACCGTCACCGTGCAATACAATCGCAGTGGAACATGGACTGACGTGGTGGTTCTGGAAGGGTATAAATATACGGGATGA
- a CDS encoding hypothetical protein (KEGG: det:DET1357 hypothetical protein), whose protein sequence is MKIGKAVIVTLFLGIIAIGAGILYMLWQDERDREAQLNASLDTTQALLPVVQSGVENAEDELGAAETELTEIQARMEAAQAALEEFIAKFPQPIHPAAVQTIDYGTKLFIRAANHSLNLVEFNAEDYSVVTIDKIKYQSTSFSFHVIGKIENINNFIGSLETVAIDDPFLTITLDSIQIEIFHEFDPEISGVPDPEATITITVMALEDE, encoded by the coding sequence ATGAAAATCGGTAAAGCAGTAATAGTCACCCTATTCCTCGGGATTATTGCCATCGGTGCCGGCATACTGTATATGCTCTGGCAGGATGAACGTGACCGGGAAGCCCAACTAAACGCCAGCCTGGATACGACTCAGGCATTGTTGCCTGTAGTTCAAAGTGGTGTGGAAAACGCCGAGGATGAACTGGGAGCGGCAGAGACAGAACTTACAGAAATACAGGCTCGCATGGAAGCTGCACAAGCCGCTCTGGAAGAATTCATTGCCAAGTTTCCACAGCCGATTCATCCGGCTGCCGTCCAAACCATAGATTATGGTACCAAGTTGTTTATCCGCGCCGCTAATCACTCTCTGAACTTAGTGGAATTCAACGCTGAAGATTACAGCGTAGTTACTATAGACAAAATCAAGTATCAGAGCACTTCTTTTTCATTTCATGTGATAGGAAAAATTGAAAACATCAATAATTTCATTGGCAGTCTGGAAACAGTCGCCATCGATGATCCATTTCTAACAATAACTCTTGACTCTATACAGATTGAGATATTTCATGAGTTTGATCCTGAAATATCCGGGGTTCCTGACCCTGAAGCAACGATAACCATAACAGTGATGGCGCTGGAGGACGAATAA
- a CDS encoding Type II secretion system F domain protein (PFAM: Type II secretion system F domain~KEGG: det:DET1352 pilin biogenesis protein, putative) encodes MDFSYVAYNQERRLVQGKVVATDKEAAAKLLAHNGFQVLSLKSKSKLFSAGTASLFAGKVKLGEIILFSRQLALLLESGTDIVTALELLQEQTTNKTFRTTLGHVANDIRGGSSLSGAMSKHPKVFSPLFHRVLSAGEQGGNLEVVLRNMADFLQRMNETRKKIKSALTYPIVVAVVAVIVVAVLMIFVLPTFTDLYRQLGTELPTATKILISVTDFSTAYGLYILLGLAAIIIGLIIWGRTTAGRYMIDKGLLKMPVIGRIIQLSELSRASQTIALLFKAGLPLPEIIVQAKNATSNKIVSEALEEVQKELIRGEGISGPMARRKVFLPMMVQMVGVGEETGKLDDTLSTVAHTYDMESDDRIKGAIDLIQPAMTVIIGIIVAFIAVALVSSMYSMYGQL; translated from the coding sequence ATGGATTTCAGTTATGTCGCCTACAATCAGGAACGCCGGCTGGTTCAAGGCAAAGTAGTAGCGACCGATAAGGAAGCCGCCGCCAAATTGCTGGCGCACAACGGGTTTCAGGTTCTGTCGCTGAAGTCCAAGTCAAAGCTGTTCTCCGCCGGCACCGCCAGCCTGTTCGCCGGTAAAGTGAAACTGGGGGAAATCATTCTGTTCTCCCGCCAGCTGGCTTTGCTGTTGGAATCAGGCACCGACATTGTTACCGCTCTTGAACTATTGCAGGAACAAACTACCAATAAGACCTTCCGGACAACTCTCGGCCACGTCGCCAATGACATCCGGGGAGGCTCATCCCTATCCGGCGCCATGAGCAAGCATCCCAAGGTATTCTCACCCTTGTTCCACCGCGTGCTTTCCGCAGGCGAACAAGGCGGCAACCTGGAAGTGGTACTCCGCAACATGGCCGATTTCCTCCAGCGGATGAATGAAACCCGCAAGAAAATCAAGAGTGCATTAACGTACCCCATCGTGGTCGCCGTAGTTGCTGTTATCGTGGTAGCAGTACTGATGATATTCGTACTACCCACCTTTACCGATCTGTACCGTCAACTTGGGACCGAACTACCCACCGCCACCAAGATTTTAATCTCAGTGACGGATTTCTCTACCGCTTACGGTCTGTATATCCTACTCGGTTTAGCGGCTATTATTATCGGCTTGATCATCTGGGGCCGCACCACCGCCGGCAGATATATGATAGATAAAGGTTTGCTTAAAATGCCGGTCATCGGGCGCATCATACAACTTTCCGAGCTTTCACGGGCATCCCAGACTATTGCTTTATTATTCAAAGCCGGCTTGCCGCTACCTGAAATTATAGTGCAGGCGAAAAACGCTACTTCCAACAAAATTGTAAGTGAGGCTTTGGAAGAAGTTCAAAAAGAACTTATTCGCGGTGAAGGCATCTCAGGACCTATGGCGCGCCGGAAAGTGTTTTTACCCATGATGGTACAGATGGTCGGCGTCGGCGAAGAAACCGGAAAACTGGATGACACACTATCCACCGTAGCTCATACCTATGACATGGAATCTGATGACCGCATCAAAGGTGCTATCGACCTCATCCAACCAGCAATGACCGTCATCATCGGCATCATTGTCGCTTTTATTGCCGTGGCACTGGTATCTTCCATGTACTCCATGTACGGGCAGCTTTGA
- a CDS encoding hypothetical protein (KEGG: hau:Haur_1461 hypothetical protein), with the protein MEKFISILNKRQRGQALISMLVFIAIGAIILAPVLNYIGTGLIVGEVFQEKSDDYYAADAGIVDAQWQIKYDRLSTIFPSPEYDQYNFEDPVWGETVDGDKGWYYPSEVGNYNGSANASINDREVAVQIRNIWLPSNIDTPDAATAKNIAETYTLIVTGRDTGTTDSSGRKYELSITYYPDGSNTLLETIGVWLPPGFAIVTDGSHGLYINGEEYESLTSQSQTANANGTSIVWELDTATEFSDMPQVASNDNPIRLTATFWYKYEVTGLENSRIAQAVGWATTDNDDLFAWDADVHVIALTSRATSTYVDAIVIKQETRQLGESVNGDYFATGNSLLSPTSNQAFRDRFYSSSGTEVEANDIPSGAKIEAVYLYWSGWIDWHGYNPYGSSDTVISPPGIETASSFSSSDWPTWSDGSRWSISSGQFRARGGNYSESQLTLTSGAIDLSAYSSDTIYIFWNQEEYGSLESSDRLYYAFNGGSGWSSYFEAFNNDNPPSSFSVIIPSEYLTEDFQIKFFADINSTSEYMYLDNIQLIIPSIFLDTCSNLSSWNQSGSTWSVSSSRFRGVGGGTSTASYLEQVDSLNLSTYAGISLATSFDLEYVSLGSGETLILSFSGDGGSNWGGEVEVADSSSSPGFVSVLIPDAFKTNNFKMRFKITAGSSINDYVYLDNIAISGPTLKYPTNGDPSAVSHLVEETAKVNRVNFGTTGGNTQTITADTYQVLPNQYGIVDPDFISTWSYIAMAEITDEVNNWILAGDTASNGAATYTLGHIIATNAEDPSYSFNFYGGGSTGYPLGTPALNTSDLPYQYSYAGWSMIIIYSSPETKSRQLWLYDIATPGFTFSEAWEPSGITDPDFDGDGNGGGSISGFLVPEGIELENNSSKITVFVLEGDSGITGDQLIVTGQDGNSQNLSNSASSSSNVWNSNSPGLAYPGIDIDTFYVNYPLIEPGDTSATINLPTQSDGFLLGYIIISFRSDTTTGGAISYLIR; encoded by the coding sequence ATGGAAAAGTTCATTTCGATACTTAATAAACGCCAACGCGGTCAAGCTCTGATTTCAATGCTGGTGTTCATTGCCATCGGTGCCATTATCCTGGCTCCGGTGCTTAACTATATCGGCACCGGTTTGATAGTCGGTGAAGTATTTCAGGAAAAATCAGACGACTACTACGCTGCAGATGCAGGTATCGTCGACGCGCAGTGGCAAATCAAATATGACCGTTTAAGCACCATTTTCCCTTCTCCTGAATATGACCAGTATAACTTTGAAGACCCTGTCTGGGGAGAGACCGTTGACGGTGACAAAGGTTGGTATTACCCAAGTGAAGTAGGAAATTACAACGGCAGTGCTAACGCTTCAATAAATGACCGTGAAGTCGCTGTACAGATCAGAAATATCTGGTTGCCCTCGAATATTGATACGCCGGATGCGGCTACCGCAAAAAATATTGCAGAAACCTACACGCTAATTGTTACCGGAAGGGACACCGGCACCACAGATTCCTCCGGTCGTAAATATGAATTATCCATAACCTACTACCCTGATGGTTCAAATACGTTACTGGAAACCATCGGAGTTTGGTTGCCACCGGGTTTTGCCATCGTAACCGACGGTTCGCATGGACTGTATATCAACGGAGAAGAATATGAGTCTTTGACCAGTCAATCCCAGACAGCCAATGCCAACGGCACTTCCATTGTCTGGGAACTTGATACAGCAACCGAATTCAGTGATATGCCTCAGGTGGCTTCGAATGACAATCCGATACGCCTGACCGCCACCTTCTGGTATAAATACGAAGTCACCGGACTGGAAAACTCCAGGATTGCTCAGGCGGTCGGCTGGGCCACTACTGATAATGATGACCTGTTTGCATGGGACGCTGACGTTCACGTCATCGCCCTGACTTCCAGAGCCACCAGTACCTATGTGGACGCTATTGTCATTAAACAGGAAACCCGGCAGTTGGGTGAATCGGTTAACGGCGACTATTTCGCCACCGGCAACTCCCTTCTTTCCCCGACCTCCAACCAGGCTTTTCGCGACCGTTTCTATAGTTCAAGTGGAACAGAAGTAGAGGCCAACGATATCCCATCCGGCGCTAAAATTGAGGCAGTTTACCTTTACTGGAGCGGCTGGATTGACTGGCATGGTTATAATCCTTACGGCTCTTCGGATACGGTCATCAGCCCACCAGGCATCGAGACTGCTTCCAGTTTTTCCAGCTCCGATTGGCCGACCTGGTCTGACGGTAGCCGGTGGTCCATATCTAGCGGCCAATTTCGGGCCAGAGGCGGCAACTACTCTGAAAGCCAGCTGACATTAACTTCAGGCGCAATTGATCTGAGCGCCTATTCGTCCGACACTATTTATATCTTCTGGAACCAGGAAGAGTACGGATCTTTAGAAAGCTCCGACCGGTTATATTACGCCTTCAATGGTGGCTCCGGCTGGAGTTCATATTTCGAGGCTTTTAATAATGATAATCCGCCTTCCTCCTTTTCTGTCATTATTCCTTCAGAATATCTGACAGAAGATTTCCAGATTAAATTCTTCGCAGATATCAATTCAACCTCCGAATATATGTACTTGGATAATATTCAATTGATAATTCCTTCCATTTTCCTTGATACTTGCTCCAACTTATCTAGTTGGAATCAATCCGGTTCCACCTGGTCCGTATCCAGCAGTAGATTCCGCGGTGTCGGCGGTGGTACTTCCACCGCCAGTTATCTTGAACAAGTCGACAGCCTGAATCTTTCAACATACGCCGGTATAAGTCTGGCGACATCGTTCGACCTGGAATATGTTTCTCTTGGGTCCGGTGAGACTCTTATACTCAGTTTCTCAGGTGATGGAGGGAGTAACTGGGGCGGCGAAGTGGAAGTCGCCGATTCGTCTTCTTCCCCAGGTTTCGTCAGTGTTCTTATACCGGACGCCTTTAAAACCAACAATTTCAAGATGAGATTCAAGATAACCGCCGGGTCATCCATCAACGACTACGTGTATCTGGACAACATCGCTATTTCCGGGCCCACGTTGAAATACCCGACCAATGGTGACCCCAGCGCAGTCAGTCACCTGGTCGAAGAAACCGCCAAGGTCAATCGGGTCAACTTCGGCACGACCGGCGGCAATACACAGACGATTACTGCCGACACCTACCAGGTCCTGCCTAACCAATACGGTATAGTAGACCCGGATTTCATCAGCACCTGGTCCTATATTGCCATGGCGGAAATAACCGATGAGGTAAATAACTGGATTCTCGCCGGAGACACGGCATCGAACGGCGCCGCCACATACACCCTTGGCCATATCATTGCCACAAATGCCGAAGACCCATCGTATTCATTCAATTTCTATGGCGGGGGCAGTACAGGATACCCGCTGGGAACACCGGCTCTTAATACAAGTGACTTGCCCTACCAATACAGTTATGCAGGGTGGTCCATGATTATTATCTATTCCAGTCCGGAAACTAAGAGCCGCCAATTATGGTTATACGATATCGCAACTCCAGGGTTCACCTTCTCTGAGGCTTGGGAACCGTCCGGTATCACAGATCCTGACTTCGATGGCGACGGCAACGGAGGCGGTTCCATAAGTGGTTTCCTGGTACCTGAGGGGATTGAACTGGAAAATAATTCCTCCAAAATCACGGTATTCGTTTTAGAGGGCGATAGCGGCATCACCGGTGACCAACTTATCGTGACCGGCCAGGATGGGAACAGCCAAAACCTATCGAACTCCGCTTCATCTTCATCCAACGTCTGGAATTCCAATTCACCCGGGCTGGCGTATCCAGGAATTGATATCGATACATTCTATGTCAATTATCCGCTGATTGAACCCGGAGATACCTCGGCCACCATCAATCTGCCGACCCAAAGCGACGGTTTCCTTCTGGGGTATATCATAATTTCGTTCCGGAGCGACACCACTACAGGTGGTGCTATTTCATATTTGATTCGTTGA
- a CDS encoding two component transcriptional regulator, LuxR family (KEGG: dev:DhcVS_1132 DNA-binding response regulator, LuxR family~PFAM: regulatory protein LuxR; response regulator receiver~SMART: regulatory protein LuxR; response regulator receiver) gives MNKTRIMVCDEQPFFRSGVVHSLNQSREYEVMECDPSENPLETIEAAMPEVVLLGSDLTSQNGLELGRKIVRVFPNIRVIILSPDPNDAELFDVIRTAAVACVRKSTTPDQLRETIQRATRGEYPINESLLNPTIAQRVLRNFQELAEDDDGLDVVTPLTQRERQILIRVTDGLTNKQIATELKISEQTIKNHISAILRKLNANDRAHAAVLAIRRGYIPLGQDKPEKTAG, from the coding sequence ATGAACAAGACCAGAATCATGGTCTGCGATGAACAACCGTTCTTCCGTTCCGGTGTCGTCCACTCCCTGAACCAGAGCCGGGAATACGAGGTCATGGAATGCGACCCGTCGGAAAACCCGCTGGAGACGATCGAAGCCGCCATGCCGGAGGTGGTTCTGCTGGGTTCCGACCTGACTTCTCAAAACGGCCTGGAGCTGGGCAGGAAAATAGTTCGTGTTTTTCCAAATATCCGGGTTATCATCCTGTCGCCGGATCCTAACGACGCCGAGCTTTTCGATGTCATCCGCACAGCAGCGGTAGCCTGCGTCAGGAAGTCGACCACCCCCGACCAGCTCAGGGAAACCATTCAACGGGCAACCCGTGGGGAATACCCCATCAACGAGAGCCTGCTGAATCCCACCATCGCTCAGCGGGTTCTGCGCAATTTCCAGGAACTGGCCGAGGATGACGATGGGCTGGACGTGGTTACGCCGCTGACCCAGCGCGAACGGCAGATACTGATTCGGGTGACCGACGGTCTTACCAACAAACAGATTGCCACCGAACTCAAGATCAGCGAGCAGACGATTAAAAACCATATCTCGGCCATACTGCGCAAGCTCAACGCCAATGACCGGGCGCATGCCGCGGTGCTGGCCATCCGCCGGGGTTACATCCCGCTGGGACAAGACAAGCCGGAGAAAACCGCCGGCTAA
- a CDS encoding type II secretion system protein E (PFAM: type II secretion system protein E; General secretory system II protein E domain protein~KEGG: deb:DehaBAV1_1163 type II secretion system protein E) produces MPVSATEKNIAAGLGKYLKGQGYEITEKAALKGRSGLQHEFDVLARRNDGFTQRTIAFAILSGLPDQAAAESAIFTFANKAYDAGINERVVILPSHLVRQSQEFAESQKVQIFDEGSLTSLFSQDEAPTVETPPLDQPLKFADRKELVAILKKTGYQVEEHAVLSGRSGVEHTFDLLARQNGSREHTLGIDIFENIPIVNLEEISVFDTKAYDTRVGAKFIATTAPLSTEALKFAESQDIKIIELSPGKPTDKTEVGKPAEPTITTPPTTAEAADGPKDTGKPIADTVATAKPDIEGTDTGKLKNDAPAPPKAETKAGSKLGQELRQMPTADALKLIPEIMARRYSAMPLRVSGNTLEVAMCNPSDIMAIEALSAYSKRRVKAVPADEAELRDAMDFNYKGYGEVDKFLSRVSISSQASDESMEVDAAVDAPLAQALNLIIEEAVKARSSDIHLEPDEERLRVRFRIDGSLQEMMSLPISVQRAIISRIKILSSLNIADHHHPQDGQFSTVSGGRNIDIRVATAPTVHGEMSVLRILDKSRGLLQLPQLGFDENSLSRYESMLRVPYGMILVSGPTGAGKTTTLYASLSTIDTKSRNVITIEDPAEYRFKDINQIQVNVQAGITFASGLRSILRLDPDVIMVGEIRDAETANIGVQAALTGHLMLSSIHANDSVGVLFRMIDLGVEPFLISSAIIGVVAQRMVRKICPYCNHEVEAPIVEQVAYERETGEKRTKFTYGTGCKSCAFTGYLGRVGVFEIMYFSETLKRMLLEGASSADIRHQSISEGMITMMKDGMLKVKRGITTPSEVLRNAYSPEEVF; encoded by the coding sequence ATGCCGGTTTCCGCTACTGAAAAAAACATAGCCGCCGGCCTTGGGAAGTATCTCAAAGGCCAGGGGTATGAGATAACCGAAAAAGCCGCCCTCAAAGGCAGGTCCGGTCTTCAGCATGAATTCGACGTCCTGGCCCGCCGCAATGACGGATTCACCCAGCGAACCATCGCCTTCGCCATACTTTCCGGCCTGCCGGACCAGGCGGCGGCAGAGTCAGCAATATTTACCTTCGCCAATAAGGCTTATGACGCCGGCATTAACGAAAGAGTGGTAATACTTCCTTCTCACCTGGTTCGCCAGTCCCAGGAATTCGCCGAGAGCCAGAAGGTACAGATATTCGATGAAGGCTCGCTGACCTCTCTGTTCAGTCAGGATGAAGCGCCGACGGTTGAAACCCCACCGCTCGACCAGCCACTCAAATTCGCTGACCGGAAAGAACTGGTAGCAATCCTGAAAAAGACCGGTTACCAGGTAGAGGAACACGCTGTCCTTTCCGGCCGTTCCGGGGTGGAGCATACCTTCGACCTGCTGGCCCGCCAGAACGGTTCCCGGGAACACACCCTGGGAATAGATATTTTTGAAAACATCCCCATCGTCAACCTGGAGGAGATATCGGTTTTCGACACCAAGGCGTATGACACGCGGGTAGGCGCCAAGTTCATCGCGACTACGGCGCCTTTATCCACCGAAGCTTTGAAGTTCGCCGAAAGCCAGGATATCAAAATCATCGAATTATCACCGGGTAAACCGACCGATAAAACAGAAGTAGGCAAACCGGCAGAGCCGACAATAACGACTCCACCGACCACCGCCGAAGCGGCTGATGGGCCAAAAGATACGGGCAAACCCATAGCTGACACTGTGGCAACCGCCAAACCGGATATCGAAGGGACAGATACCGGCAAACTCAAGAACGACGCACCGGCACCTCCTAAAGCCGAAACGAAAGCCGGTAGCAAACTGGGGCAGGAACTTCGCCAGATGCCGACGGCAGACGCCCTGAAACTCATACCGGAGATTATGGCCCGCCGTTACAGCGCCATGCCGCTCCGGGTTTCCGGCAACACCCTGGAAGTGGCCATGTGCAATCCCTCGGACATCATGGCCATCGAAGCGCTTTCAGCCTACTCCAAGCGTCGCGTCAAAGCAGTTCCCGCCGACGAGGCTGAACTGCGTGACGCCATGGACTTCAATTACAAGGGCTACGGCGAAGTCGACAAATTCCTGTCACGGGTGTCCATCTCCTCACAGGCAAGCGACGAATCAATGGAAGTGGACGCCGCCGTTGACGCGCCGCTGGCTCAGGCGCTCAACCTGATTATCGAGGAAGCCGTCAAGGCCCGCTCCTCCGACATCCACCTGGAGCCGGATGAGGAGCGGTTGCGCGTGCGCTTCCGTATTGACGGCAGTCTGCAGGAGATGATGAGCCTGCCCATCAGTGTTCAACGGGCCATTATCTCCCGTATCAAAATACTGTCATCACTCAATATCGCAGATCACCATCACCCCCAGGATGGCCAGTTCTCCACCGTATCAGGTGGCCGCAATATTGATATCCGCGTCGCCACCGCCCCTACCGTGCATGGCGAAATGTCAGTGTTACGTATTCTGGACAAATCACGCGGTTTGCTTCAGTTGCCCCAGCTTGGTTTCGACGAAAACTCGTTGTCCAGATACGAGAGTATGCTGAGAGTGCCTTACGGCATGATTCTGGTTTCCGGCCCCACCGGCGCCGGCAAGACGACAACCCTGTACGCGTCACTCTCCACCATTGACACCAAGTCACGCAATGTGATTACCATCGAGGATCCGGCGGAATACCGCTTCAAGGATATCAACCAGATACAGGTCAATGTTCAGGCGGGAATTACCTTCGCCTCCGGTCTGCGTTCCATCCTGCGTCTGGACCCCGATGTCATCATGGTTGGTGAAATCCGCGACGCCGAAACCGCCAATATCGGTGTCCAGGCCGCGTTGACCGGCCACCTAATGCTGTCTTCCATCCACGCCAACGATTCTGTCGGAGTGCTGTTCCGGATGATCGACCTGGGCGTCGAACCTTTCCTGATCTCATCAGCCATTATCGGCGTAGTCGCCCAGCGTATGGTACGTAAAATCTGTCCGTATTGTAACCATGAAGTAGAAGCCCCCATAGTCGAACAGGTAGCCTACGAACGAGAGACCGGAGAGAAACGCACCAAGTTTACTTACGGCACCGGCTGTAAATCCTGTGCCTTCACAGGATATCTGGGTCGGGTGGGTGTTTTCGAAATCATGTATTTTTCAGAAACACTCAAACGGATGCTGTTGGAAGGCGCCAGTTCCGCTGATATCCGCCATCAATCCATCAGCGAAGGTATGATTACCATGATGAAAGACGGCATGCTCAAGGTCAAACGAGGCATAACGACCCCGTCCGAAGTATTGCGCAACGCCTACTCACCGGAGGAAGTATTCTAA
- a CDS encoding transcriptional regulator, MerR family (KEGG: det:DET1349 excisionase family DNA-binding protein~TIGRFAM: DNA binding domain protein, excisionase family~PFAM: regulatory protein MerR): MGQAVNRPKVTPMLTSSEVAVILNVHINTVRRWSNQGTLKSYQLGPRGDRRFRREDIDAFLAGQHQHNGATPEAEEKGE; encoded by the coding sequence TAAGGTAACCCCGATGCTGACCTCCAGCGAGGTAGCCGTCATCCTGAACGTTCACATCAACACAGTCAGGCGGTGGAGCAACCAGGGAACGCTCAAATCCTACCAACTGGGACCGCGAGGCGACCGGCGATTCCGGCGGGAGGACATCGATGCCTTCCTGGCCGGACAGCATCAACACAACGGCGCTACGCCCGAAGCCGAGGAAAAAGGAGAATAA